The nucleotide sequence GGCGCGGGCGGCGGTGCGCATCGGCCAGCGCGTCGTCGAACTGATCCAGAAGCGGGAGGGGGACGGCTATGTCTTCCGGGTCGACCTCAGGCTTCGGCCTTCGCCGGAGGCGACGCCGCTGGCGCTGCCGGTGAACGCGGCGATTTCCTATTATGAATCGAGCGCACTGCCATGGGAGCGGGCCGCCTTCATCCGCGCGCGGTGCGTGGCCGGAGATCGAGGGCTGGGGCGCTATTTCCTCGACGCGATCCACCCGTTCATATGGCGTCGAAGCCTGGATTTCGGCGCCATCGGCGAGCTTCGTTCGATCACCCGGCGCATCCGCGACCATTATGCCCAGGGACAGGCTTTCGGCCCCGGCTACGATCTGAAACGCGGCCGTGGCGGCATTCGCGAGATAGAATTCTTCGCGCAGATCCATCAGCTTATCCATGGCGGCCGCGAGCCGGGCCTGCGGGCGCCGGGGACGCTCGATGCGCTGTCGGCGCTGGCCGAGGCGGGGCGCATCTCCGGCGGTGAGGCGGCCGACCTTGCCGAGGCCTACCGGTTTTTCCGCACCATCGAGCATCGGCTCCAGATGGTCGACGATCGGCAGACCCACAGCCTTCCCGTGAGTGGCGACGCGCTCGACAATGTCGCGCGTCTTCATGGGCTGGGCGATGGCGCGGCGCTGCTGGCACGGCTCCGCCCGCATGTGGAACGGGTGGCCGCCATCTATGATGAGTTGGACGAGGGCAGTGGCGAGCGCCTGCCCCGCGATCCGGCAGCCCTCGAGGAACGGCTGAGGACGGCCGGGTTCGATGATCCCATGGCCGGGCGCCTGAGGATCGAAAGCTGGCGTTCGGGCAAGGCGCGGTCGCTGCGCGCGGCCGCCGCCAGCGACGCTTTCGAGGCGATGCTTCCGGCATTGGTCGATGCCTTTGGCGCCTCACCGGACGGGATGCGGGCGATGAACCGCTTCGACGATGTCGTCACCAAGCTGCCGAGCGGCGTCAATTTCTACCGGCTGCTGCAGGCGAGGCCGGGGCTCATGCAGCTTCTCGCCACCGTGTTGAGCCACGCCCCCGCGCTCGCGGAGCAGCTCGGCCGGCGGCCGGAGCTGCTCGACGGTCTGATCGACGCGAGCGCGCTGGAGCCGGCCCGGTCGGTCGAGGCATTGGCGCAAGACTTTGCGCGGGCGGACCGGTACGATGAGGATTATCAGTGGCTGCTCGACCGGGTTCGACGCCGCGTCAACGGAACGCGCTTCGCTCTTGGCGTGCAGCTCGTGGCGGCGCGCAGCGATCCGCTCGAGGTCGCGGGTGGCTATGCGCGGGTGGCGGAGGCGGCCATCCGGGTGCTGGCCGATGCCACGGTCGCAGAATTCGAGGCCGCGCATGGACGGGTCCCGGGGTCGGAGCTTCTCATCCTGGGGCTGGGCCGACTGGGCGGCGAGGCGCTGACGCATGCCTCGGACCTCGATCTCATCTATCTTTTTTCGGGCACGCACGAGGCGCGATCGGACGGACCGAGGCCGCTCGGCGCCACCGACTATTTCAATCGCCTCGCGCCGCGGGTGAGCGCCGCCTTGTCCGTACCGACTGCGGCCGGGCCTCTCTACGATGTTGACACCCGCCTCCGCCCCTCCGGCCAAGACGGCCTTATCGCCGTGTCGCTGCCTAGCTTCGCCGAATATCAGCACGAGCGCGCCTGGACCTGGGAGCATATGGCCTTGACCCGGGCGCGGCCGGTCTATGGCTCGGACGAGGGCCGTGCGGCGCTCCAGAAGGTGCTGGACGGCATTTTGCTGCGGCCTCGAGACGCGGCACTCGTCACCGCCGATGCGGCGAAGATGCGGGCCGAAATGGCCGCCCACAAGCCCGCCAAGGGGCCCTATGACATCAAGTTGGGGGATGGCGGGCTGGTCGACCTCGAATTCGCCGTCCAGGTGCTCCAGCTTCGCCATGGAGTCGGTCTCCACCCGCGGCTGGACCGAGCCATCGCGGAACTCGCCGCCGAGGGCCTCATCCCCTCCCAAATCGAGGAGGCGCACCAGCTCCTCACGCGGATGCTGGTGACGTTCCGCCTGGTATCGCCCGCGTCCGACGTGCCGCCCGAGGCGACGCGTCCGCTCGTGGCCCGAGCTTGCGGCATGCCCGACTGGGAAAGCCTGCTTGCGGCGCATGACGAAGCCCGGCACAGGATTTTGGAGCTGTGGCGCGATATCGCCGCCGACAAAGGAGACTGACGATGCTGGCCGAAGGCGATCCCGTACCCAATGTCGCGCTGGAGGGGATGGAGGGGAAACCCGTCCGTCCCGCGGACTTCAAAGGCCAGAAACTGGTCCTTTATTTCTACCCGAAGGACGACACGTCCGGCTGCACGCGCGAGGCGCAGGACTTCACAGCGCTCGCCGAGGAGTTAGAAAAGGCCGGCACATGGATCATGGGCGTATCGAAGGACGATGCGAAGAAGCATCGCAAGTTCATCGACAAATACGACCTCAAGGTGCCGCTCGCGACCGACCCCGACGGTTCCGTGTGCGAGGCGTTCGGCACCTGGGTCGAGAAGTCCATGTACGGCCGCAAATATATGGGCATCGAACGCGCGACCTTCCTGATCGACCGGGACGGAGTCATCAAACGCGTCTGGCGCAAGGTGAAGGTGCCCGGCCATGCCCAGGAAGTGCTGGCGGCGGCGCGCGAGCTCCCATAGCGGCCGGCAAGATAGGGAAAACCGAAACTCGACACCCTCGTTCCGGAAGTTTACCGATCCGAGATGATGTTGATCGAGGCTTATCTGCCGGCCCTGATGCTCGCCGCGACCCCACTCCCCACCACCTTGGATGTGGTAGAGAGCGACGCGGAGCCGAGTGCTCTCGCCGCCGCCTTGCCCGAGCCGGCACGGCGGATGATCGACACCGCCATCGCCGACGGGGACGCCAAGGCCGCAGCCGCCGTGATGGACGTGGCGCGGAAATCCTATCCCCAGGCGGTCGCCGAGATCGACGTGATCGAGGCCGCCTGGCGCCACCGGTTGGCGGAGGAAAAGGCGCGGCAGGAGGCGGAAGCGCTTCGGCAGCTCGCATCCGCGCCCCTGTTCGATAATTGGAAGGGCCAGGTGGAGCTGGGCGCGTCCCGATCCACCGGCAATACCAGCAATTTCGGGCTCTACGGAGCCTTCAGCGCGCAGCGCAAGGGTATCGACTGGAGTCACAAGCTGGTCGCCCGCGCCGACATCCAGCGGACAAACGGGACCACGACCACCCAGCGCGTGCTGGCTTCGTGGCAGCCCAATTACGTCGTGCAGGATCGGCTCTATGGTTTCGGCCTTGCGCAATATGAGCATGACCGGTTTCTGGGCTACGAGAACCGCTACACGCTGGGCGGCGGCCTCGGCTACGGCGTTATCGACTCGAGCGCGGTGACCTTGGACCTGGAAGGCGGCCCCGCCTTTCGCCTCACCGACTTCACGGCCGGAGCAACGGAACCGACCCTGGCCGGGCGCGCGTCGCTGGATTTCGCCTGGAAGATCACGCCGACGCTGCAGTTCAGCCAAAAGGGCTCCCTGTTCCTGGAATCAGAAGATGGCAGCGCCAGCGCGCTCACCGCGCTCGACACCAAGCTAATTGGATCGTTGAAGGCGCGCTTTTCCTACAATGTCCAATATGAGCGCGGGACGCCGCCGGGGGTCGACCCCGTCGATACGCTGAGCCGCGCAACGCTGATCTACAGCTTCTAGATGGGGCGGTTTCGTACTGGCCCGTGCTGGGAACGCTGATGGCAGACGCGCACGCCCCGCCGCCCATTGTCGAGAGAGCACCGCGCCGGGCGCTCGGCTTCTGGATGTGCCTGGCCCTGGTGATGGGCAACATGATCGGCTCCGGCGTCTATCTGTTGCCGGCGAGCCTCGCGCCCTACGGCTGGAACGCGGTGCTGGGCTGGGTCTTCACGGTCGGTGGGGCGCTCTGCCTCGCCTATGTGTTCAGCCGGCTGGCGCAGGCCTTGCCGAGTGTGGGCGGTGCCTACGGTTTTGTGCGAAGGGGTTTCGGACCGTTCGCCGCCTTCCTCGTGGG is from Sphingosinicella humi and encodes:
- a CDS encoding bifunctional [glutamine synthetase] adenylyltransferase/[glutamine synthetase]-adenylyl-L-tyrosine phosphorylase — protein: MTVTLENRPLDPALRRAEAHSTFLARQLEMGGDWVEALRSDDIETALDRARASGVEAPDVGSALRRQRAATALVLGIGDLAGVLPLKRVTAELSDLADRALELALQAAVADRTPDATPQGFAIIALGKLGSRELNYSSDVDLLFLFDPATLPVRPGEEPARAAVRIGQRVVELIQKREGDGYVFRVDLRLRPSPEATPLALPVNAAISYYESSALPWERAAFIRARCVAGDRGLGRYFLDAIHPFIWRRSLDFGAIGELRSITRRIRDHYAQGQAFGPGYDLKRGRGGIREIEFFAQIHQLIHGGREPGLRAPGTLDALSALAEAGRISGGEAADLAEAYRFFRTIEHRLQMVDDRQTHSLPVSGDALDNVARLHGLGDGAALLARLRPHVERVAAIYDELDEGSGERLPRDPAALEERLRTAGFDDPMAGRLRIESWRSGKARSLRAAAASDAFEAMLPALVDAFGASPDGMRAMNRFDDVVTKLPSGVNFYRLLQARPGLMQLLATVLSHAPALAEQLGRRPELLDGLIDASALEPARSVEALAQDFARADRYDEDYQWLLDRVRRRVNGTRFALGVQLVAARSDPLEVAGGYARVAEAAIRVLADATVAEFEAAHGRVPGSELLILGLGRLGGEALTHASDLDLIYLFSGTHEARSDGPRPLGATDYFNRLAPRVSAALSVPTAAGPLYDVDTRLRPSGQDGLIAVSLPSFAEYQHERAWTWEHMALTRARPVYGSDEGRAALQKVLDGILLRPRDAALVTADAAKMRAEMAAHKPAKGPYDIKLGDGGLVDLEFAVQVLQLRHGVGLHPRLDRAIAELAAEGLIPSQIEEAHQLLTRMLVTFRLVSPASDVPPEATRPLVARACGMPDWESLLAAHDEARHRILELWRDIAADKGD
- a CDS encoding peroxiredoxin; this translates as MLAEGDPVPNVALEGMEGKPVRPADFKGQKLVLYFYPKDDTSGCTREAQDFTALAEELEKAGTWIMGVSKDDAKKHRKFIDKYDLKVPLATDPDGSVCEAFGTWVEKSMYGRKYMGIERATFLIDRDGVIKRVWRKVKVPGHAQEVLAAARELP
- a CDS encoding DUF481 domain-containing protein; protein product: MLIEAYLPALMLAATPLPTTLDVVESDAEPSALAAALPEPARRMIDTAIADGDAKAAAAVMDVARKSYPQAVAEIDVIEAAWRHRLAEEKARQEAEALRQLASAPLFDNWKGQVELGASRSTGNTSNFGLYGAFSAQRKGIDWSHKLVARADIQRTNGTTTTQRVLASWQPNYVVQDRLYGFGLAQYEHDRFLGYENRYTLGGGLGYGVIDSSAVTLDLEGGPAFRLTDFTAGATEPTLAGRASLDFAWKITPTLQFSQKGSLFLESEDGSASALTALDTKLIGSLKARFSYNVQYERGTPPGVDPVDTLSRATLIYSF